A single Streptomyces sp. 2114.4 DNA region contains:
- a CDS encoding peptidoglycan-binding protein, producing MSSAPKRRRALVALATAVTATTVTAGVMLLTNPGQDASADGRKPKGPPTTTEITRTDLVQSKTVDGQLDYAQRRTVKSPVQGTITKAAQPGKTVALGQRLYERDARPVVLLYGSTPMFRAMKAGTRGPDVLQLERNLRDLGFGSGLYVDVRYDEATKAAVKAWQKSLDVTANGEIGQGDVVFQRGPVRVVTADAALADTIGPDKAVLTVASTKPVVRASLDQADGALAAAGTKVEITMPGGGTRHGKVSGVVAPEESGSAKDGSAGSGDASQDIDVEITLDDETKLQEKDRQGTLSVKFVSESRKDVLTVPVEAVVALREGGYGLELVQGAKTRMVAVETGLTADGRIEVSGPGLAEGVKVGAAEQ from the coding sequence GTGAGCTCCGCACCCAAGCGCCGCCGGGCGCTCGTCGCCCTGGCGACGGCGGTCACTGCCACCACGGTGACCGCCGGTGTCATGCTCCTCACCAACCCCGGACAGGACGCCTCGGCCGACGGCCGGAAGCCGAAGGGCCCGCCCACCACCACCGAGATCACCCGCACCGACCTCGTCCAGAGCAAGACCGTCGACGGACAACTGGACTACGCGCAGCGCCGGACGGTGAAGTCCCCCGTGCAGGGCACGATCACCAAGGCCGCCCAACCGGGGAAGACCGTGGCGCTCGGGCAGCGCTTGTACGAGCGCGACGCCCGGCCGGTGGTCCTTCTCTACGGCTCGACGCCGATGTTCCGCGCGATGAAGGCCGGCACCCGCGGCCCGGACGTCCTCCAGCTGGAGCGCAACCTCCGCGATCTGGGCTTCGGTTCCGGGCTGTATGTGGACGTCCGCTATGACGAGGCGACCAAGGCCGCCGTCAAGGCGTGGCAGAAGTCCCTCGATGTGACCGCCAACGGCGAGATCGGCCAGGGGGACGTCGTCTTCCAGCGCGGTCCCGTGCGGGTGGTGACCGCGGACGCCGCCCTCGCCGACACCATCGGCCCGGACAAGGCGGTCCTGACGGTCGCCTCCACCAAGCCCGTCGTACGGGCCTCGCTCGACCAGGCCGACGGGGCACTGGCCGCGGCCGGCACCAAGGTGGAGATCACCATGCCCGGGGGAGGCACCCGGCACGGCAAGGTCAGCGGTGTGGTGGCCCCCGAGGAGTCCGGTTCCGCCAAGGACGGGTCGGCCGGCTCCGGTGACGCGAGCCAGGACATCGACGTGGAGATCACGCTCGACGACGAGACCAAGCTCCAGGAGAAGGACCGGCAGGGCACCCTCAGCGTGAAGTTCGTCAGTGAGAGCCGCAAGGACGTGCTGACGGTTCCGGTCGAGGCGGTCGTCGCGCTGCGCGAGGGCGGCTACGGGCTGGAGCTGGTCCAGGGCGCCAAGACCCGCATGGTGGCGGTCGAGACCGGTCTGACGGCCGACGGCCGGATCGAGGTCAGTGGTCCCGGCCTGGCCGAAGGCGTGAAGGTAGGGGCGGCCGAGCAATGA
- a CDS encoding response regulator transcription factor: MPHVLLIEDDTSVRDGMELVLRRHGHEVEGVATGEAGLELLARPRGGGIEIAVVDLMLPGIDGFEVCRRIRGRGQLPIIMLTSRGDDLDVVSGLEAGADDYVVKPVTARVLEARIRAAVRRAGPLTRTDSEDFAGLVIDRAGLTVTKHGAPVPLPPTELRLLLELSAAPRRVFSREQLLELVWEHDFLGDSRLVDAAVGRLRAKLEDLPAKPRYIQTVRGFGYRFGPL; encoded by the coding sequence ATGCCCCATGTGCTGCTGATCGAGGACGACACCTCCGTACGGGACGGAATGGAGCTGGTGCTGCGCCGGCACGGCCATGAGGTCGAGGGCGTCGCCACCGGCGAGGCAGGCCTGGAACTGCTCGCGCGCCCGCGCGGCGGCGGCATCGAGATCGCGGTGGTCGACCTGATGCTGCCCGGTATCGACGGCTTCGAGGTCTGCCGCCGCATCCGCGGCCGGGGGCAACTGCCGATCATCATGCTCACCTCCCGCGGCGACGATCTGGACGTGGTCAGCGGGCTGGAGGCGGGTGCCGACGACTATGTGGTCAAGCCCGTCACCGCCCGGGTGCTGGAGGCCCGCATCCGGGCGGCAGTGCGACGGGCCGGTCCCCTCACCCGTACGGACAGCGAGGACTTCGCCGGGCTCGTCATCGACCGGGCCGGCCTGACCGTCACCAAGCACGGCGCCCCCGTGCCCCTCCCGCCCACCGAGCTGCGGCTGCTGCTGGAGCTGTCGGCCGCCCCCCGCCGGGTCTTCAGCCGGGAGCAGTTGCTCGAACTCGTCTGGGAGCACGACTTCCTGGGTGACTCCCGGCTGGTGGACGCGGCGGTCGGGCGGCTGCGCGCCAAGCTGGAAGACCTCCCCGCCAAGCCTCGCTACATCCAGACGGTGCGCGGCTTCGGCTATCGTTTCGGGCCGCTGTGA
- a CDS encoding ABC transporter ATP-binding protein — MTPAVIELRAATKSYPGGVHALRGVDLRVERGELTAIVGPSGSGKSTLLNLLGTLDRATSGEVRVAGYDVSGLSDAQLSALRARHIGFVFQHFHLAPGRSAQDNVADGLLYGGTGLRERRARARTALEEVGLGHRTGHLAHQLSGGEKQRVAIARALVGGPDLLLADEPTGALDTASGELVMNLIRELHASGTTVCVITHDNDIADSLPRRIRFRDGEIVDDSGTAPAASAASAASGSSAASAAPGSPVERTEEATR; from the coding sequence ATGACCCCAGCCGTGATCGAACTGCGGGCGGCCACCAAGTCGTACCCGGGCGGGGTGCACGCCCTGCGGGGTGTGGACCTCCGGGTGGAGCGCGGCGAACTGACCGCCATCGTCGGCCCGTCGGGCTCCGGCAAATCCACCCTGCTCAACCTGCTCGGCACCCTCGACCGGGCCACCTCGGGCGAGGTCCGGGTGGCCGGGTACGACGTGAGCGGGCTGTCCGACGCCCAACTCTCCGCACTGCGCGCCCGGCACATCGGCTTCGTCTTCCAGCACTTCCATCTCGCGCCGGGCCGCAGCGCCCAGGACAATGTCGCGGACGGCTTGCTGTACGGCGGAACGGGCCTGCGGGAGCGGCGCGCCCGCGCCCGTACGGCGCTGGAAGAGGTGGGGCTCGGACACCGCACCGGCCACCTCGCCCACCAGCTGTCGGGCGGCGAGAAGCAGCGCGTGGCGATCGCCCGCGCACTGGTCGGCGGCCCCGATCTGCTGCTCGCCGACGAGCCGACCGGCGCGCTGGACACCGCCTCCGGTGAGCTGGTCATGAACCTCATCCGTGAGCTCCACGCGTCCGGGACGACCGTCTGCGTCATCACCCACGACAACGACATCGCCGACTCGCTGCCCCGCCGTATCCGCTTCCGCGACGGCGAGATCGTCGACGACTCCGGTACCGCACCCGCCGCGTCCGCCGCGTCCGCCGCGTCCGGCTCCTCCGCCGCGTCCGCCGCTCCCGGCTCGCCCGTCGAGCGCACCGAGGAGGCGACCCGATGA